Part of the Candidatus Purcelliella pentastirinorum genome is shown below.
TCCCATAGCAACTGTTCTTACTATTCCATTCCCTAAATGCTGTTGTACTTCTAAAAATAAATTTAATTTTTTAAGTTTTAAAGCATTATAAATTGTTGGAATATATTCTTTAGAAAATTCAACATCAATAACTGCACCAATAATTTGAACAATTTTACCAATTACCATTCAAACTCCTAAAAATAAAAAAAATAAATAACAATAAATGAAGAACCTGAAACTATTTCCGTTAATTCTTGTGTTATTTTATTTTGCCTAATATTATTATAAATTAATCTTAATTTTTTTATAAAATTGATACTGTTGTCTGTAGCATTTTTCATAACTAAAGCACGAGATGACTGTTCACTCAACATATTTTTTAAAATTGAACAAAAAATATTTGATTTAACATATTTAAATATTAGATCATTCAAAATTTTTTCTATTCTAAATTCATATATATAATTCCATTTATGATATAAATCATTATATAATTTAATATCTAAAGATAATGGTAAAATAGTATTTAGTAAGGGTATATAACACATATTATTTTTAAACTTATTATATGCTAGATATAATCTATCTATTTTTTTATTAACATATAAATCAATCAAAATATTAGTAATATTAGTTAAATCAGATAATAATAAATTATGATTAATATTAATCAAATAATCAATAATATTAAATCCTAATTTAGCAAAATAAAGATAACCTTTGTTACCAATTATTATTAAATCAATTTCAATATTTTTTTTTAATAGATATTGAATTTTCAATAATATTTTATCAAAAAGTTTTAAATTTAGATTACCACATAAACCTCTATCAGAAGAAATAATAAAAAAAACAACACGTTTAATTTTTCTTTTCATCGAATATAATTGACTATATTCAAAATTTTTCATAGTAATAACATTAATTATATTATATATATTATTAATAAATGGATTTATATTATTAATTCTTCTTTTTATTTTAATAATTTTAGTAATTGCAACCATTTCCATTGCTCTGGTAATTTGTTTTGTTTTTTGAATAGCAGATATTTTATTATTTATTATTTTTAAATTATTCATAAAAAATAATGAACCTTAATTTTAAAAACGACGTTTTATAAAAAATAATTACTTTATTAATATTCTATACTTTTAAATAATGTTACAATATTAGTGATTTCATTCTTTATTTTTAAATCAAATTTCATATAAACATTAATTTTTTTTAGTAATTTATTATGATGTTTTTCAAAATATTTTAACAATTTTTGTGTAAATAATATTATTTTATTTAATGGAATATCACTAATAAAATTATAATTAATTAAAAATAATATTATAGATTGATGTGCTATTGACATTAAATCATATTGTTTTTGTTTCATTAATTCTATAATTTTTTCACCATTAGATAATATTTCCCGAGTTGATAAATCTAAATCACTTGAAAATTGAGAAAAACTATACAATTCTCTATACTGTGCTAATGAAGCACGTATACCAAAAGATAATTTTTTAATAATATCAGTTTGTGCTGATGAACCTACACGTGATACTGATAAACCTGGATTAATTGCTGGTCTAATACCTGAATTAAATAAATCTGTTTCTAAATAAATTTGTCCATCAGTTATTGAAATAACATTAGTCGGTATAAAAGATGATATATCACCAGATTGAGTTTCAATTATAGGTAGAGCAGTTAATGATCCAGTTTTATTTTTTATTTTACCCTTAGTAAAATTTTCAACATAATTAGAATTTACTTTAGCAGATCTTTCTAATAAACGAGCATGTAAATAAAATACATCTCCAGGAAAAGCTTCTCTACCTGGAGGTCTACGTAATAATAATGATATTTGTCTATATGCAATAGCTTGTTTAGACAGATCATCATAAACAATTAATACATCTTCTCCACAATCTCTGAAATATTCACCCATGGTACAACCAGTATATGGTGCTAAATATTGTAAAATTGCTGATTCAGCAGCTGTAGCAGATATTATAATTGTGTTACTTAATGCATCATATTTTTTTAAACAACTAACAATATTTATTACACTAGATATTTTTTGCCCAATTGCAACATATATACATTTAACATTTAATGACTTTTGATTAATTATAATATCTATAGCTAATGAAGTCTTACCAGTTTGTCTATCACCTATAATTAATTCTCTTTGTCCTTTTCCAATAGGTATCATTGAATCAATAGATTTATAACCAGTATGTAAAGATTCATTTATTTTATAACGATCAAAAATTCCAGGAGCTTGTTTTTCTACAGGTAAATATATATCACTTATAATAGAACCTTTACCATCTATAGCTTCTCCAAAACCATTTAACACTCTTCCTAGAAGATTATTACCAACTGGAACTTCTAAAAGTTTTCCAGTAGATTTAACTTTCATTCCTTCTTTTAAATGTTTATAATCTCCTATAACAACAGCATATACTGAATCAAATTCTAAACTTAAAATCATAGAATATG
Proteins encoded:
- the atpA gene encoding F0F1 ATP synthase subunit alpha produces the protein MQILNFTEISEIIKKRISNLNINNEEYDKGIIVSIYDGIIRIHGLYNVMYGEILEIDNSYSMILSLEFDSVYAVVIGDYKHLKEGMKVKSTGKLLEVPVGNNLLGRVLNGFGEAIDGKGSIISDIYLPVEKQAPGIFDRYKINESLHTGYKSIDSMIPIGKGQRELIIGDRQTGKTSLAIDIIINQKSLNVKCIYVAIGQKISSVINIVSCLKKYDALSNTIIISATAAESAILQYLAPYTGCTMGEYFRDCGEDVLIVYDDLSKQAIAYRQISLLLRRPPGREAFPGDVFYLHARLLERSAKVNSNYVENFTKGKIKNKTGSLTALPIIETQSGDISSFIPTNVISITDGQIYLETDLFNSGIRPAINPGLSVSRVGSSAQTDIIKKLSFGIRASLAQYRELYSFSQFSSDLDLSTREILSNGEKIIELMKQKQYDLMSIAHQSIILFLINYNFISDIPLNKIILFTQKLLKYFEKHHNKLLKKINVYMKFDLKIKNEITNIVTLFKSIEY
- the atpG gene encoding ATP synthase F1 subunit gamma — encoded protein: MNNLKIINNKISAIQKTKQITRAMEMVAITKIIKIKRRINNINPFINNIYNIINVITMKNFEYSQLYSMKRKIKRVVFFIISSDRGLCGNLNLKLFDKILLKIQYLLKKNIEIDLIIIGNKGYLYFAKLGFNIIDYLININHNLLLSDLTNITNILIDLYVNKKIDRLYLAYNKFKNNMCYIPLLNTILPLSLDIKLYNDLYHKWNYIYEFRIEKILNDLIFKYVKSNIFCSILKNMLSEQSSRALVMKNATDNSINFIKKLRLIYNNIRQNKITQELTEIVSGSSFIVIYFFYF